The Haliotis asinina isolate JCU_RB_2024 chromosome 16, JCU_Hal_asi_v2, whole genome shotgun sequence DNA segment CGGTCCATAGCCGAACCCAAAACACAGTACACCTGCAGCTCACTTGCAACACAGTTTATTTACATAAAGGCAGCCTTCTTAACATATAACAATCATATACAATCAGGCCtcattatttgaaaaataatataatatatgtcagttttCATGATTAACTTGATTTGGTTTGAGCCAAAGTTACAGTTAGTTACACTAACACCACAGAATATTAGCTTTACATTGGAGGAAAACCTGTACACACCTACcatacaaacagtgaacaaatcatcaaaattggactcaaaaacaccaccaaacaaaaatcaccaaaataggAAAAACAAACTTCCCaaactgcaacaatatcctctaaaaccgAAAAAAATGCTATgtaattgaaaactgaaatgggAAAGAAAACTCATTTATCAGCTACAAATATCACTTGAGAAAGGTTGCAGTCATAGAAACCCGAAACGGCATAAATATTGTCAAAGATGGTGGTGTGGAGAGAAGAACAGGCTTTGCCCAATATGGTTttcatcacaatgagtctaatcttgaaaatggatcatttcttcagtcccgtTGAGTGCCAGCttagacagtttccactgtacttCTCAGTGTCAGACTTTTTGCCTGTTTGTTGATTTGCTCACCGTTTGTATGGCAGGCCTCCTGAAGAGGAGGTGAAAAGATACTTAATATTACCTCAAAACCACAAGCAGAACTTGTGAATTGTCTGACCATGTCTCTAAAATTGGGCTAATCTGGGATTTTGAAACTATGGCAAGCAGAGTAGCTTCTTAGGGATGTGCAGATGATACATTACTTTTCAGTATGTTCTTGTAGGTACTGAAAGAGATTCTAACTTGATCAAACATATTAAAATATGCAtaatctgaaaatatatttgttgacTTGCATCTCATCAGCACCATGTTAATCACTGCTCCTGTTTTAAATTATGTCACATATTTGACAGAgttttgaattaaaaaaatcaCGAGTTCAAACTCCACCATGGGGAATGGTGGAAGCAACTACACTATTTGTGCAAGCTGACACATCAAGATCTGTAAAATAttaattacctcccttacacacaaaaacatcagtGATTTCCTTTCACTCTCCAGGATATCAACAACTCCCTACAAGTTGTGAGGGCTCATCAATTTCCTCACATCCTGAAAGACACCATAAACCTCTGTCAAAACCCCTCACACATTCAAGGGCACATCAACTTCCTAACAAAGCCAAGGGAACATCAACCCTCTCCCTCTCATAAGGGCACTATCATCTTCCTGACGTCCTCAAGGAAACATAATCTCAAGTACACTGGGCACCATCTACTCTTTCAAGCCTTCCAGGGCACATCAACTCCCTCCCAAACCCATGGGTACTTTCAAATCCCACTCCCTCTCATAAGAGATCGATCATCTCCCTTGGGAACATAATCACACGTAAACAGGGCACCATATACTCCCCTCAAGGGCACATTAACTCCCTCAAAGGGAACTTTCAACTCTCTCTCACGCACGAGGGCACTATCATCTCCCTGACTTCGTCAGAGAACATAATCTCTAGTTCACAGAGCACCATCTACTCTTTCAAGCCTTCCAGGGCACATCAACTCCCTCTCAAACCCATGGTTACTTTCAAATCCCTCTCACTCATAAGGGCCCTGTCAACTCCCTGACCCCAGGTACTATCAACTCATGCAAAGCTTCTTGAGCAACCTCAACCTTCTTACACTCACCAGAACTCAATCAACTCTCTGGCACCTATAATGGCATAATCAACTCACTTATGTCATCAAGTGCTCATCAACTCTCCCACCCACGAGGGCATGTCAACTCCTCATCACCCAGCCCAATCAACTCATCAACTCTCCCACCCACGAGGGCATGTCAACTCCTCATCACCCAGCCCAATCAGCTCATCAACTCTCCCACCCACGAGGGCATGTCAACTCCTCATCACCCAGCCCAATCAACTCATCAACTCTCCCACCCACGAGGGCATGTCAACTCCTCATCACCCAGCCCAATCAACTCATCAACTCTCCCACCCACGAGGACATGTCAACTCCTCATCACCCAGCCCAATCAACTCATCAACTCTCCCACCCACGAGGGCATGTCAACTCCTCATCACCCAGCCCAATCAACTCATCAACTCTCCCACCCACGAGGACATGTCAACTCCTCATCACCCAGCCCAATCAACTCATCAACTCTCCCACCCACGAGGGCATGTCAACTCCTCATCACCCAGCCCAATCAACTCATCAACTCTCCCACCCACGAGGGCATGTCAACTCCTCATCACCCAGCCCAATCAATTCATCAACTCTCCCACCCACGAGGGCATGTCAACTCCTCATCACCCAGCCCAATCAACTCATCAACTCTCCCACCCACGAGGACATGTCAACTCCTCATCACCCAGCCCAATCAACTCATCAACTCTCCCACCCACGAGGGCATGTCAACTCCTCATCACCCAGCCCAATCAACTCATCAACTCTCCCACCCACGAGGGCATGTCAACTCCTCATCACCCAGCCCAATCAACTCATCAACTCTCCCACCCACGAGGGCATGTCAACTCCTCATCACCCAGCCCAATCAACTCATCAACTCTCCCACCCACGAGGACATGTCAACTCCTCATCACCCAGCCCAATCAACTCATCAACACTAATCTGTTTTCACCGACAATATTGATACGTAGcacaatatttttattatttatttgttttgttgtttcgtGTGATTTTGTAGAGTTCCAGAATTATGTTTTTATATACATTTGAAATGGTTTTCCAGAATCGTTCTAACGCAGTAACATTTTCTATAGGTAGCACAAATGGAGACGTTGGGCAAACATTACAATAAAGTATTGACAGTGGAGTGAGTCTCAAGTACAAGAACTGACGTGAAGATTCAACGTTTTC contains these protein-coding regions:
- the LOC137268836 gene encoding uncharacterized protein, whose translation is MSSSAHQLSHPRGHVNSSSPSPINSSTLPPTRACQLLITQPNQLINSPTHEGMSTPHHPAQSTHQLSHPRGHVNSSSPSPINSSTLPPTRTCQLLITQPNQLINSPTHEGMSTPHHPAQSTHQLSHPRGHVNSSSPSPINSSTLPPTRACQLLITQPNQLINSPTHEGMSTPHHPAQSIHQLSHPRGHVNSSSPSPINSSTLPPTRTCQLLITQPNQLINSPTHEGMSTPHHPAQSTHQLSHPRGHVNSSSPSPINSSTLPPTRACQLLITQPNQLINSPTHEDMSTPHHPAQSTHQH